In Panthera tigris isolate Pti1 chromosome C1, P.tigris_Pti1_mat1.1, whole genome shotgun sequence, the following proteins share a genomic window:
- the GLB1L gene encoding beta-galactosidase-1-like protein isoform X2: MPEADTRSFIVDRENDRFLLDGAPFRFVSGSLHYFRVPRVLWADRLLKMRMSGLNAVQFYVPWNYHEPEPGVYNFNGSRDLTAFLNEASIADLLVILRPGPYICAEWEMGGLPAWLLQKPEIQLRTSDPDFLAAVDSWFKVLLPKLYPWLYHNGGNIISIQVENEYGSYKACDFTYMRHLAGLFRALLGDRILLFTTDGPEGLKCGSLQGLYTTVDFGPADNMTEIFALLRKYEPHGPLVNSEYYTGWLDYWGQNHSTRSISAVTKGLEAMLKLGASVNMYMFHGGTNFGYWNGADEKGRFLPITTSYDYDAPISEAGDPTPKLFALRNVISKFQEIPLGPLPPPSPKMMLGPLTLHLDGYLLSFLDILCPHGPIHSILPMTFEAVKQDHGFMLYRTYLTHTVSEPTQLWVPNNGVHDRAYVMVDGVFQGVLERNMKHQLFLMGKMGAKLDILLENMGRLSFGSNSSDFKGLLEPPVLGQTALTQWLMFPLKVDKLVKWWFPLPLLRSSHSQAPSGPIFYSTTFSILGEGGDTFLFLPGWTKGQVWINGFNLGRYWTRQGPQQTLYVPRPLLFSRGALNKITLLELENVPPEPQIQFLDRPILNSTLHKTYIYSLSADTQSPSEPMELSGH; encoded by the exons ATGCCGGAG GCAGACACTCGGTCGTTCATAGTGGATCGGGAAAATGACAGATTCCTCCTGGATGGGGCCCCATTCCGCTTCGTGTCCGGCAGCCTGCACTACTTTCGGGTACCACGGGTGCTTTGGGCAGACCGGCTCTTGAAGATGCGAATGAGTGGCCTCAACGCTGTACAGTT ttaTGTGCCCTGGAACTACCATGAGCCAGAGCCTGGGGTCTATAACTTTAATGGCAGCCGGGACCTCACTGCATTTCTGAATGAGGCATCTATAGCAGACCTGTTGGTCATACTCAGACCAGGACCTTACATCTGTGCAGAGTGGGAGATG GGGGGTCTCCCAGCCTGGTTGCTTCAAAAGCCTGAAATCCAACTGAGAACCTCAGATCCAG ACTTTCTTGCCGCAGTGGACTCCTGGTTCAAGGTCTTGCTGCCCAAGTTATATCCATGGCTCTACCACAATGGGGGCAACATCATTAGCATTCAG GTGGAGAACGAATATGGTAGCTACAAAGCCTGTGACTTCACCTACATGAGACACTTGGCTGGGCTCTTCCGTGCGCTACTAGGAGACAGGATCTTGCTCTTCACCACAGATGGGCCTGAAGGACTCAAATGTGGCTCCCTCCAGGGACTCTATACCACCGTAGATTTTGGCCCAG CTGACAACATGACCGAAATCTTTGCCCTGCTTCGGAAATATGAACCCCATGGGCCATTG GTGAACTCTGAATACTACACTGGCTGGCTGGATTACTGGGGCCAGAATCACTCCACACGATCCATTTCAGCTGTAACCAAAGGCCTAGAGGCCATGCTGAAGTTGGGAGCCAGCGTGAACAT GTACATGTTCCATGGAGGTACCAACTTCGGATACTGGAATG GTGCTGATGAGAAGGGACGCTTTCTTCCAATTACTACCAGCTATGACTATGATGCACCAATATCTGAAGCCGGGGACCCTACACCTAAGCTTTTTGCTCTTCGAAATGTCATCAGCAAG TTCCAGGAAATTCCCTTGGGACCTTTACCTCCCCCCAGCCCTAAGATGATGCTCGGACCTTTGACCCTGCACCTG GATGGGTATCTGCTGTCTTTCCTGGACATCCTGTGTCCCCACGGGCCCATCCATTCCATCTTGCCAATGACCTTTGAGGCTGTCAAACAG GACCATGGCTTTATGTTGTACCGGACATATCTGACCCATACTGTTTCTGAGCCAACACAATTGTGGGTGCCTAACAATGGAGTCCATGACCGTGCCTATGTGATGGTAGATGGG GTGTTTCAGGGTGTCTTGGAACGAAACATGAAACACCAACTATTTTTGATGGGGAAAATGGGGGCCAAACTGGACATCCTGCTGGAGAACATGGGGAGGCTCAGTTTTGGGTCCAACAGCAGTGACTTCAAG GGCCTATTAGAGCCACCAGTTCTGGGACAAACAGCCCTTACCCAGTGGCTGATGTTCCCTCTGAAAGTTGATAAGCTTGTAAAGTGGTGGTTTCCCCTCCCGTTGCTGAGAAGTTCACACTCTCAAGCTCCCTCTGGCCCCATCTTCTACTCCAcaacattttcaattttaggAGAAGGCGGGGACACTTTCCTCTTTCTACCTGGATGGACCAAG GGCCAAGTCTGGATCAATGGGTTTAACTTGGGCCGGTACTGGACAAGGCAGGGGCCACAACAGACCCTCTATGTGCCAAGACCCCTGCTGTTTTCTAGGGGAGCCCTCAACAAAATCACATTGCTAGAGCTAGAAAACGTGCCTCCTGAGCCCCAAATCCAGTTTCTGGATAGGCCTATCCTCAATAGCACCTTGCATAAGACATACATCTATTCGCTCTCAGCTGATACACAAAGTCCCTCTGAACCAATGGAGTTAAGTGGGCACTGA
- the GLB1L gene encoding beta-galactosidase-1-like protein isoform X1, whose translation MAPKKPPCLPSLLLPLLTLLLPQADTRSFIVDRENDRFLLDGAPFRFVSGSLHYFRVPRVLWADRLLKMRMSGLNAVQFYVPWNYHEPEPGVYNFNGSRDLTAFLNEASIADLLVILRPGPYICAEWEMGGLPAWLLQKPEIQLRTSDPDFLAAVDSWFKVLLPKLYPWLYHNGGNIISIQVENEYGSYKACDFTYMRHLAGLFRALLGDRILLFTTDGPEGLKCGSLQGLYTTVDFGPADNMTEIFALLRKYEPHGPLVNSEYYTGWLDYWGQNHSTRSISAVTKGLEAMLKLGASVNMYMFHGGTNFGYWNGADEKGRFLPITTSYDYDAPISEAGDPTPKLFALRNVISKFQEIPLGPLPPPSPKMMLGPLTLHLDGYLLSFLDILCPHGPIHSILPMTFEAVKQDHGFMLYRTYLTHTVSEPTQLWVPNNGVHDRAYVMVDGVFQGVLERNMKHQLFLMGKMGAKLDILLENMGRLSFGSNSSDFKGLLEPPVLGQTALTQWLMFPLKVDKLVKWWFPLPLLRSSHSQAPSGPIFYSTTFSILGEGGDTFLFLPGWTKGQVWINGFNLGRYWTRQGPQQTLYVPRPLLFSRGALNKITLLELENVPPEPQIQFLDRPILNSTLHKTYIYSLSADTQSPSEPMELSGH comes from the exons ATGGCTCCCAAGAAGCcgccctgccttccttccctgctgTTGCCACTTCTGACGCTGCTGCTGCCCCAG GCAGACACTCGGTCGTTCATAGTGGATCGGGAAAATGACAGATTCCTCCTGGATGGGGCCCCATTCCGCTTCGTGTCCGGCAGCCTGCACTACTTTCGGGTACCACGGGTGCTTTGGGCAGACCGGCTCTTGAAGATGCGAATGAGTGGCCTCAACGCTGTACAGTT ttaTGTGCCCTGGAACTACCATGAGCCAGAGCCTGGGGTCTATAACTTTAATGGCAGCCGGGACCTCACTGCATTTCTGAATGAGGCATCTATAGCAGACCTGTTGGTCATACTCAGACCAGGACCTTACATCTGTGCAGAGTGGGAGATG GGGGGTCTCCCAGCCTGGTTGCTTCAAAAGCCTGAAATCCAACTGAGAACCTCAGATCCAG ACTTTCTTGCCGCAGTGGACTCCTGGTTCAAGGTCTTGCTGCCCAAGTTATATCCATGGCTCTACCACAATGGGGGCAACATCATTAGCATTCAG GTGGAGAACGAATATGGTAGCTACAAAGCCTGTGACTTCACCTACATGAGACACTTGGCTGGGCTCTTCCGTGCGCTACTAGGAGACAGGATCTTGCTCTTCACCACAGATGGGCCTGAAGGACTCAAATGTGGCTCCCTCCAGGGACTCTATACCACCGTAGATTTTGGCCCAG CTGACAACATGACCGAAATCTTTGCCCTGCTTCGGAAATATGAACCCCATGGGCCATTG GTGAACTCTGAATACTACACTGGCTGGCTGGATTACTGGGGCCAGAATCACTCCACACGATCCATTTCAGCTGTAACCAAAGGCCTAGAGGCCATGCTGAAGTTGGGAGCCAGCGTGAACAT GTACATGTTCCATGGAGGTACCAACTTCGGATACTGGAATG GTGCTGATGAGAAGGGACGCTTTCTTCCAATTACTACCAGCTATGACTATGATGCACCAATATCTGAAGCCGGGGACCCTACACCTAAGCTTTTTGCTCTTCGAAATGTCATCAGCAAG TTCCAGGAAATTCCCTTGGGACCTTTACCTCCCCCCAGCCCTAAGATGATGCTCGGACCTTTGACCCTGCACCTG GATGGGTATCTGCTGTCTTTCCTGGACATCCTGTGTCCCCACGGGCCCATCCATTCCATCTTGCCAATGACCTTTGAGGCTGTCAAACAG GACCATGGCTTTATGTTGTACCGGACATATCTGACCCATACTGTTTCTGAGCCAACACAATTGTGGGTGCCTAACAATGGAGTCCATGACCGTGCCTATGTGATGGTAGATGGG GTGTTTCAGGGTGTCTTGGAACGAAACATGAAACACCAACTATTTTTGATGGGGAAAATGGGGGCCAAACTGGACATCCTGCTGGAGAACATGGGGAGGCTCAGTTTTGGGTCCAACAGCAGTGACTTCAAG GGCCTATTAGAGCCACCAGTTCTGGGACAAACAGCCCTTACCCAGTGGCTGATGTTCCCTCTGAAAGTTGATAAGCTTGTAAAGTGGTGGTTTCCCCTCCCGTTGCTGAGAAGTTCACACTCTCAAGCTCCCTCTGGCCCCATCTTCTACTCCAcaacattttcaattttaggAGAAGGCGGGGACACTTTCCTCTTTCTACCTGGATGGACCAAG GGCCAAGTCTGGATCAATGGGTTTAACTTGGGCCGGTACTGGACAAGGCAGGGGCCACAACAGACCCTCTATGTGCCAAGACCCCTGCTGTTTTCTAGGGGAGCCCTCAACAAAATCACATTGCTAGAGCTAGAAAACGTGCCTCCTGAGCCCCAAATCCAGTTTCTGGATAGGCCTATCCTCAATAGCACCTTGCATAAGACATACATCTATTCGCTCTCAGCTGATACACAAAGTCCCTCTGAACCAATGGAGTTAAGTGGGCACTGA
- the ANKZF1 gene encoding LOW QUALITY PROTEIN: ankyrin repeat and zinc finger domain-containing protein 1 (The sequence of the model RefSeq protein was modified relative to this genomic sequence to represent the inferred CDS: inserted 1 base in 1 codon) has translation MSPVSAAAQVPTLVSLFDLNADAPVLQGLNLVSHPSGEALAQALRTSCPGSGESASPERKLQGLLDISEKLFCSTCDQTFHNHQEQREHYKLDWHRFNLKQRLKDKPLLSALDFEKQSSTGDLSSISGSEDSDSASEEGLQILDEERAEYEKPSRAQGFRPHRVLFQNARGQFLDAYRCVLGPRQVFPEEPELLLQNLQNGGPRYCVVLMAAAGHFAGAIFQGRDVVTHKTFHRYTVRAKRGTAQGVRDARGAASRSAGANLRRYNEATLYKDVRDLLAGPGWAKALGEAGTILLRXPRSGRSLFFGGPGAPLQRGDPRLWDIPLATRRPTFRELQRVLHKLTTLHVHEEDPRETVRLDSPRTHWKTMREKKAIEAERKVSSDENEALGQNEESPKQGSGSEGEDSFQVELELVELAVGTLDLREFEVLPKRRRRKRNKKERSRDLEALPQQTQGDEAFSQSTQGRAAPVGPSLDEAKTPDQSELWDMLLAACRAGDVGMLKLQLAAGPIDPGVLSLLSAPLGSSGFTLLHAAAAAGRGSVVRLLLEAGADPTVQDSRARPPYTVAADKSTRNEFRRFMEKNPDAYDYSKAQVPGPLTPEMEAQQALRKREQKAARRQREKQQLQQREQEAREQEERRRFAALSDREKRALAAERRLAAQLGAPTPQAPGSAAVSAQRCWSCGTSLQGLIPFHYLDFSFCSTRCLRDHRRQAGKPSS, from the exons ATGTCGCCAGTTTCAGCTGCAGCCCAGGTTCCTACGTTGGTCTCCCTGTTTGACCTCAACGCGGATGCTCCGGTCCTTCAGGGCCTGAACTTGGTGAGCCACCCTTCTGGGGAGGCTCTGGCCCAAGCTCTGCGGACTTCCTGTCCAG GTTCAGGGGAGAGCGCAAGCccagaaagaaaactccagggTCTGCTTGATATTTCAGAAAAGTTATTTTGTTCAACTTGTGACCAGACCTTCCACAACCACCAGGAACAG AGGGAACATTATAAGCTTGACTGGCATCGGTTTAACCTAAAGCAACGTCTCAAGGACAAGCCTCTCCTGTCTGCCCTGGACTTTGAAAAGCAGAGTTCCACAG GAGATCTTTCCAGCATCTCAGGATCAGAAGACTCAGACTCAGCCAGTGAAGAGGGCTTGCAGATTCTGGATGAGGAGAGGGCAGAATATGAGAAGCCCAGCAGAGCCCAAGGCTTCCGCCCCCATCGGGTTCTTTTCCAGAATGCCCGGGGCCAGTTCCTTGATGCCTACCGCTGTGTCCTGGGCCCTCGCCAG GTGTTCCCAGAAGAACCAGAACTGCTGCTACAGAACCTGCAAAACGGAGGTCCCAGATACTGTGTGGTGCTCATGGCTGCGGCTGGGCACTTTGCTGGTGCCATTTTTCAAGG AAGAGACGTGGTGACACACAAGACCTTTCACCGCTACACGGTGCGGGCCAAGCGGGGCACAGCCCAGGGAGTTCGGGATGCCCGGGGTGCGGCTTCTCGTTCTGCCGGAGCCAACCTGAGGCGCTATAATGAAGCCACGTTATATAAG GATGTTCGTGACCTGCTGGCAGGGCCGGGCTGGGCTAAAGCACTGGGGGAGGCTGGGACAATACTGCTAC GCCCCCGCTCTGGCCGGTCCTTGTTCTTCGGAGGCCCTGGCGCACCCCTGCAACGGGGGGATCCCCGGCTTTGGGATATCCCCCTCGCTACCCGCAGACCCACCTTCCGGGAGCTACAGCGTGTGCTCCATAAGCTGACCACTTTGCATGTCCACG AAGAAGACCCCCGGGAGACAGTCAGGTTGGACTCACCTCGGACACACTGGAAGACCATGAGAGAGAAGAAGGCTATCGAGGCAGAAAGAAAGGTCTCCAGTGATGAAAATGAGGCACTTGGGCAGAACGAGGAGTCTCCCAAACAGG GTTCAGGGTCGGAGGGAGAGGACAGCTTCCAGGTGGAGTTGGAGCTAGTAGAGTTGGCAGTGGGGACCCTGGATCTTCGGGAGTTTGAGGTATTGCCAAagcggaggaggaggaaaaggaataaGAAGGAGAGAAGCCGAGACCTGGAGGCTCTTCCCCAGCAAACTCAAGGAGATGAGGCCTTCTCACAGTCCACCCAGGGACGGGCAGCCCCTGTGGGGCCTTCTCTGGATGAGGCCAAGACCCCCGATCAGTCAGAGCTCTGGGACATGCTTCTAGCTGCTTGCCGAGCTGGAGACGTTGGGATGTTGAAACTCCAGCTAGCTGCCGGCCCCATAGACCCTGGAGTTCTGTCTCTGCTCAGTGCCCCCTTGGGCTCCAGCGGCTTCACGCTCCTGCATGCGGCAGCTGCAGCTGGGAGAGGCTCAGTGGTTCGCCTGCTGCTGGAGGCGGGTGCTGACCCTACTGTGCA GGACTCGAGGGCCCGGCCGCCATATACAGTCGCAGCTGACAAGTCAACACGTAATGAGTTCCGAAGGTTCATGGAGAAGAATCCAGATGCTTATGATTACAGCAAGGCTCAG GTGCCAGGGCCCCTGACGCCAGAAATGGAGGCACAGCAGGCTCTGCGGAAAAGGGAGCAGAAGGCTGCCCGGCGGCAACGGGAAAAACAGCAGCTGCAGCAGCGGGAGCAGGAGGCGCGGGAGCAAGAAGAGCGGCGGCGCTTTGCCGCCCTCAGCGATCGGGAGAAG AGAGCCCTGGCTGCAGAGCGCAGGCTGGCTGCCCAGCTGGGAGCCCCCACCcctcaggccccaggctctgcagcCGTCAGTGCTCA ACGCTGCTGGAGTTGTGGGACATCCCTCCAAGGCCTCATTCCCTTTCACTATCTcgacttctctttctgctccacaCGCTGCCTCCGGGATCATCGCCGCCAGGCTGGAAAGCCCTCTTCCTGA